From Sphingobacterium bambusae:
TTCCTCTCGCTCATCGTCATCCTCCTCTTCTTCCGGAAAGTGAAAAGTTTCCTTGCGGATATGTTGATCTGGAATACCCATCCCCAACAGGGTAAAACGGACAAGATCCATGTAAAAAACCGGTCCACAGGTAAAGAAAAGTGCCTCATTATTGGGCGGCATATGTTTTTGTACAATACGCAATAGGTAGTCTCTATTTAAACGAGCGTTCAGTAAGTTCTTCGAATTGGAGAAAATCCATACAATAGTCAGTCTATCGGGATACTGCGCCTGCCAAGCTTGCAATTCGTCATAGAACAGCGTACGCGCGGGCGAGCCATTACTGTAGACCAGCACCACTTTTGTATGCTGCTCCGCCACTAGCGCCGTTTTTAGCATGGCATACAGCGGCGTTACACCAACCCCAGCAGCAAACAGGAAAATAGTACGTTCCGTGTCAGCATCCGGTTCATAATAAAACAAGCCTTGTGGCTCCAATACGTCAATGACATCTCCTACTTTGGAACGATGGTGCAGCAATCTTGAAATTTCCCCGTTGTCCACACGCTTCACCGTAATTGCCAAGGGCTCGTCGAGTGCGGACGAGCTGCTGAACGAATAGGAACGACGCACCTCCCGCTCGCCAAAGGTGAAAGACAAGGTAAGAAACTGTCCAGATTTTGGTGTAGGATAGGTACCCGACAGATCGTTGAAAGTGATCGTTACGTTGTCATTCGGTTGAGGAGTAATACGCGCTATTTCAAATTTGTACATGCCATAAAAATAGGTTAATTATCAAGAACAGGCAAATAGATCAATTTTATAGGGCATAAAAAAATCCTGACAGTTTTCACTGTCAGGATTGTATAGTAGACGTAAAAACCGTTAGAGTTTACGTTTTACTTCAACTTGTTCGTATGCTTCCACAATATCGCCTACTTGGATATCGTTGAAACGATCGATATTCAAACCACATTCGTATCCTTGTGCCACTTCTTTCACGTCGTCTTTGAAACGTTTCAAGGAAGCAAGTTTACCCGTATGGATAACCACACCCTCGCGAATCACGCGGATATCATTGTTTCTATTGATCTTACCATCTGTCACCATACAACCAGCGATTGTACCCACTTTTGAAATTTTGAAGGTTTCGCGAATCTGTACTTCAGCAACGATCTTCTCTTCAAATTTCGGTGCCAACATACCTTCCATCGCCGATTTTAACTCATCAATAGCATCGTAGATGATCGAGTACAAACGGATATCAATCTGTTCTTGCTCGGCCAACTTACGCGATCCTTGCGTTGGACGTACTTGGAAACCAATGATGATCG
This genomic window contains:
- a CDS encoding ferredoxin--NADP reductase, whose product is MYKFEIARITPQPNDNVTITFNDLSGTYPTPKSGQFLTLSFTFGEREVRRSYSFSSSSALDEPLAITVKRVDNGEISRLLHHRSKVGDVIDVLEPQGLFYYEPDADTERTIFLFAAGVGVTPLYAMLKTALVAEQHTKVVLVYSNGSPARTLFYDELQAWQAQYPDRLTIVWIFSNSKNLLNARLNRDYLLRIVQKHMPPNNEALFFTCGPVFYMDLVRFTLLGMGIPDQHIRKETFHFPEEEEDDDEREEEPVDMTAHDIVLRFQGMEYNLSIPYNRTILDIGLAHKIKLPYSCKSGMCSTCISQCVSGAVRMDYNEVLTDREVENGKCLICVAHPVEAGTVIEVS